From a single Arachis hypogaea cultivar Tifrunner chromosome 3, arahy.Tifrunner.gnm2.J5K5, whole genome shotgun sequence genomic region:
- the LOC112733964 gene encoding cyclin-D1-1 — MPLSTCSDCHHDLLCCEDSSGILSTQHSPESPSSSSSSSSSLSSSWTEESIACFMEHERNFVPGLEYLSRFQSRSLDANAREQSVAWILKVHSYYGFQPLTAYLSVNYLDRFLDSRHLPQTSGWTLQLLSVACLSLAAKMEEPLVPSLLDLQVEGAKYVFEPRTIRRMELLVLSVLDWRLRSVTPLSFLGFFACKVDSAGTFTPFLISRATEIILSNIQEASFLAYRPSCIAAAAILCAANEIPNCSLVKPENAESWCQGLRKEKIIGCYQLMQELIVIHSNRRINPPKYLPQMRVTTRTRMRSSTTTVASSFPSPSSSLSLSYNKRRKLNDCLWVNEDEKGNSV; from the exons ATGCCTCTTTCCACCTGCTCCGATTGCCACCATGACCTCCTCTGCTGCGAGGACTCCTCCGGAATCCTCTCCACACAACACTCGCCGGAATCACCCTCGTCAtcgtcttcttcatcttcttcattgtCGTCGTCGTGGACGGAGGAATCCATCGCGTGTTTCATGGAGCACGAACGCAACTTCGTCCCCGGATTGGAGTACCTCTCCAGGTTTCAGTCTCGCTCCCTCGACGCCAACGCAAGAGAACAATCCGTTGCATGGATCCTCAAG GTTCACTCGTACTATGGCTTTCAGCCTCTGACGGCATACCTCTCCGTTAATTACTTGGATCGGTTTTTGGATTCTCGCCACCTGCCG CAAACAAGTGGGTGGACTCTTCAGCTTCTATCAGTTGCTTGTTTGTCTTTAGCGGCAAAGATGGAGGAACCTCTTGTTCCCTCTCTCTTGGACCTTCAG GTGGAAGGAGCCAAATACGTATTTGAGCCGCGAACCATACGTAGGATGGAGCTACTTGTTCTTAGTGTGTTGGATTGGAGGCTGAGATCAGTTACCCCACTTAGCTTCCTTGGTTTCTTTGCGTGCAAAGTTGATTCAGCTGGAACTTTTACTCCCTTCCTCATTTCTCGAGCTACGGAAATCATCTTGTCTAATATCCAAG AGGCTAGCTTTCTTGCATACAGGCCATCATGTATTGCTGCCGCAGCAATACTCTGTGCAGCTAATGAAATTCCTAATTGCTCTCTTGTTAAGCCTGAGAATGCTGAATCATGGTGCCAGGGACTAAGAAAA GAAAAAATTATAGGGTGCTACCAGTTGATGCAAGAACTTATTGTGATTCACAGTAATCGGAGAATAAATCCCCCTAAGTATTTGCCACAGATGCGAGTAACAACTAGGACCCGAATGAGGTCGAGTACTACTACTGTTGCATCATCATTCCCCTCGCCCTCTTCTTCATTATCCTTGTCTTACAATAAAAGGAGAAAATTAAATGACTGTTTGTGGGTGAATGAAGATGAAAAGGGGAACTCCGTGTGA
- the LOC112733965 gene encoding uncharacterized protein produces MNCFSNLSSYTAAILARFLSSRRSLCNFPIKLTLPPTLSPRSQFVLARFPSRCCYSSSSSAKKGRKKKVVEPEPVASVMEHEEKDAFFVVRKGDVVGVYNTLVDCQSQVGSSVCDPPVSVYKGYSLSKDTQNYLVSRGLKNALYTIRDADLTEDLFGMLVPCPFKDPASIERATSSNDVSKKRSVEMLELDNVQKVTGMASISEDPFRKQVKLDHIAAAAEPYGNTCLLEFDGASKGNPGKAGAGAILRSTDGSVICRLREGVGIATCNAAEYRAMILGMRYALKKGFSSIRIQGDSKLVCMQIDGSWKVKNENLSTLYKVAKELKDQFSLFQISHVLRNLNSEADAQANLAINLADGQVQEERV; encoded by the exons ATGAACTGCTTCTCCAACCTCTCATCCTACACTGCCGCCATCCTCGCTCGCTTCCTATCCAGCCGCCGTTCCCTCTGCAACTTCCCCATTAAGCTAACTCTTCCTCCTACTCTCTCTCCCCGCTCTCAATTCGTGCTCGCTAGGTTTCCCTCTCGCTGCTgctactcctcctcctcctccgccaAGAAAGGCCGCAAGAAGAAGGTGGTGGAGCCTGAACCTGTGGCGTCGGTTATGGAGCACGAGGAGAAGGACGCCTTCTTTGTGGTCCGAAAAGGGGACGTTGTTGGAGTATATAATACACTCGTTGATTGCCAGTCTCAAGTTGGATCCTCT GTATGTGATCCTCCTGTTAGTGTGTACAAGGGATATTCTTTGTCGAAGGACACTCAGAATTATCTTGTTTCGCGTGGACTCAAGAATGCCTTGTACACAATTAGAGATGCTGATTTGACAGAGGATTTGTTTGGCATGCTTGTTCCTTGCCCTTTCAAG GATCCTGCTTCTATTGAAAGGGCCACTTCAAGTAACGATGTATCGAAAAAGAGATCTGTAGAGATGCTTGAACTAGATAATGTG CAAAAGGTAACTGGAATGGCCTCCATCTCCGAAGATCCCTTCAGAAAGCAAGTCAAGTTAGATCATATTGCAGCAGCTGCAGAACCTTATGGAAAT ACTTGCCTTCTTGAGTTTGATGGTGCATCAAAAGGAAATCCTGGAAAAGCCGGTGCTGGGGCTATTTTGCGTTCTACTGATGGAAGTGTG ATTTGTAGGTTGCGCGAAGGTGTGGGTATAGCAACATGCAATGCTGCTGAATATCGTGCAATGATATTAGGAATGAGATATGCTCTTAAAAAGGGATTTTCTTCTATCCGTATCCAGGGCGACTCCAAGCTTGTTTGCATGCAG ATTGATGGTTCATGGAAGGTCAAGAATGAAAACTTGTCTACATTGTATAAGGTGGCAAAAGAACTCAAGGATCAATTTTCTCTCTTCCAGATCAGCCATGTTTTAAGG AACTTGAACTCTGAAGCTGATGCGCAAGCAAATTTGGCAATCAATCTCGCTG ATGGCCAAGTACAGGAAGAACGTGTGTAG
- the LOC112733966 gene encoding protein PLASTID REDOX INSENSITIVE 2, chloroplastic, with the protein MAFATATCLAPFFPPPPPSSSSSSSFPSLRSLCFFTSGTTPRSNQRFSFPFANEKFATLPRSSPNRLTTRFSEYKFPDPIPEFADAETEKFRNHLLQKLSKPSKKDTYGESVEEVVGVCTEIFSTFLHSEYGGPGTLLVIPFIDMADAVSERGLPGGPQAARAAVKWAQSNVDKDWREWNGGDSN; encoded by the exons ATGGCTTTCGCTACTGCTACGTGTCTTGCACCTTTcttccctcctcctcctccttcttcttcttcttcttcttcgttcccGTCTTTGCGTTCGTTATGCTTCTTCACAAGTGGCACCACACCCAGAAGCAACCAACGTTTCTCGTTTCCTTTTGCAAACGAAAAGTTCGCAACTTTACCACGTTCATCCCCTAATAGGCTCACCACCCGCTTTTCTGAGTACAAATTCCCCGACCCTATTCCAGAATTTGCAGATGCT GAGACAGAGAAGTTCAGAAATCACCTTCTGCAGAAGCTTTCAAAGCCTTCAAAGAAAGACACGTATGGAGAATCGGTTGAAGAAGTTGTGGGAGTATGCACCGAG ATTTTTAGCACGTTCTTACATTCTGAGTATGGAGGTCCGGGGACTCTCTTGGTCATTCCATTCATTGACATGGCTGATGCCGTAAGCGAAAGGGGGCTGCCGGGAGGACCACAAGCTGCACGTGCCGCTGTAAAATGGGCCCAAAGTAATGTTGACAAAGACTGGAGGGAATGGAATGGCGGTGATAGCAACTAA